A window from Chthoniobacterales bacterium encodes these proteins:
- the hflX gene encoding GTPase HflX, giving the protein MFEIRPREKMVERALLVGAYGGAEDRADAEDLLDELEELVRTLGIPVLEKTVVHNREPQARYLIGSGKAEEICERMRDLQCDVVIFDNVLTPAQQRNWESLSKVLVIDRQEVILDIFGARAQTREARIQVDLARMDYSLPRLTRAWSHLGKQGGGIGAKGEGESQLEQDRRKIRGQIDRLKKELAGVRRSRATQRKDRKRAPVPNAAIVGYTNVGKSSLLRRLTGADVLVENKLFATLDTTTRKIALPNKQPLLLTDTVGFIRKLPHALVEAFHATLEEAALADFLIHVLDASHPRVMEFYDTTIKVLAELGAEAGQSLVVFNKMDKVTDETVRMSLRRHFPEAVFVSVQTGQGFDELVARISEFVSNGAREVELRLPMERADLLARLHREGSVQSVDYLEDGSMHVRATIAGRAGEAFTAFLVEPSTGEEAPVDAEMAR; this is encoded by the coding sequence ATGTTTGAGATCAGGCCACGGGAAAAAATGGTGGAGCGCGCGCTGCTGGTCGGCGCGTATGGCGGTGCGGAGGATCGCGCCGACGCGGAGGATTTGCTCGATGAGCTCGAGGAACTCGTTCGCACGCTCGGCATCCCTGTCCTGGAAAAGACGGTCGTTCACAACCGCGAACCGCAGGCGCGCTACCTGATCGGATCCGGCAAGGCCGAGGAAATCTGCGAACGCATGCGCGATCTCCAGTGCGACGTGGTGATCTTCGACAACGTCCTGACGCCGGCGCAGCAGCGGAACTGGGAGTCCCTCTCCAAGGTTCTCGTGATTGACCGGCAGGAGGTGATTCTCGACATCTTCGGGGCGCGGGCGCAGACGCGGGAAGCCCGCATCCAGGTGGATCTCGCGCGCATGGATTATTCGCTGCCGCGGCTGACCCGGGCGTGGAGCCACCTCGGCAAGCAGGGCGGCGGCATTGGCGCGAAGGGCGAGGGCGAAAGCCAGCTCGAGCAGGATCGCCGCAAGATTCGTGGGCAGATCGACCGGCTCAAGAAGGAACTCGCGGGCGTGCGCCGATCGCGAGCGACCCAGCGGAAGGACCGCAAGCGCGCCCCCGTGCCGAATGCCGCCATCGTCGGCTACACGAACGTCGGGAAGTCGTCGCTCCTCCGCCGGCTGACCGGGGCGGACGTGCTGGTGGAAAACAAGCTGTTCGCCACGCTCGATACGACCACGCGCAAAATCGCGCTGCCGAACAAACAGCCGCTCCTCCTCACCGACACGGTCGGGTTCATTCGAAAACTCCCGCACGCGCTGGTGGAGGCCTTTCACGCGACCCTCGAGGAGGCGGCGCTGGCCGACTTCCTCATCCACGTGCTCGATGCCTCGCATCCGCGCGTGATGGAGTTTTACGACACGACGATCAAGGTGCTCGCCGAGCTGGGCGCGGAGGCCGGTCAAAGCCTCGTCGTCTTCAACAAGATGGACAAGGTGACCGACGAGACCGTTCGGATGAGCCTGCGTCGCCATTTTCCCGAGGCGGTCTTCGTCTCGGTGCAGACGGGGCAGGGATTCGACGAGCTTGTGGCGCGAATCTCCGAGTTCGTCAGTAATGGGGCTCGCGAAGTGGAGTTGCGCCTCCCGATGGAGCGCGCGGATTTGCTGGCGCGGCTTCATCGCGAGGGGAGCGTTCAAAGCGTCGACTATCTCGAGGATGGCAGCATGCACGTGCGGGCGACGATAGCCGGTCGGGCTGGGGAGGCGTTCACGGCATTTCTGGTCGAGCCGTCGACTGGAGAGGAAGCTCCGGTCGACGCCGAAATGGCGCGCTGA
- the dinB gene encoding DNA polymerase IV, whose translation MGPDVVHPATRKIIHVDMDCFYAAVELRERPELAGRPVAVGGGSRRGVVTTCNYEARKFGVHSAMPGFMARERCPQLVFLPLRFDLYREESQKIRAILRRHTPLVEPLSLDEAYLDVTASDRFAWDIARNIRAEIRAETGLTASAGVAANKMLAKIASDWRKPDGQFAILPEQTEAFMRDLPIRKVWGIGPKSAERFAAQGIHTCGDLQGLPLVEMVARHGKWGEELYRLCRGLDDRRVQPHRVRKSLSNESTFSENLPTLAACRDQLSSLAEELLAELREKAADRAIRKAFVKIKYADFTRTTRECLCTVPTPEVFLHLLAQAHARKSLPVRLLGTGVRFAEAAPDAEGEQLELFA comes from the coding sequence ATGGGGCCGGACGTCGTCCATCCCGCCACGCGCAAGATCATCCATGTCGACATGGATTGCTTCTATGCGGCGGTGGAGTTGCGGGAGCGGCCGGAGCTGGCGGGGCGGCCGGTCGCGGTGGGTGGCGGCAGCCGGCGTGGCGTGGTGACGACATGTAACTACGAGGCGCGCAAGTTCGGGGTCCATTCCGCCATGCCCGGGTTCATGGCGCGCGAACGCTGCCCGCAGCTCGTCTTCCTCCCGCTGCGCTTCGACCTCTACCGCGAGGAATCTCAGAAAATTCGCGCCATTCTCCGGCGCCATACCCCGCTGGTGGAGCCGCTTTCCCTCGACGAGGCCTACCTCGACGTCACCGCCAGCGACCGCTTTGCCTGGGACATCGCGCGCAACATCCGGGCTGAGATTCGCGCCGAAACCGGGCTCACCGCCTCGGCCGGCGTCGCGGCGAACAAGATGCTCGCCAAGATCGCGAGTGACTGGCGGAAGCCCGACGGACAGTTCGCCATCCTGCCCGAGCAGACCGAGGCCTTCATGCGAGATCTGCCGATTCGCAAGGTCTGGGGGATCGGCCCGAAGAGCGCCGAGCGCTTCGCCGCACAGGGCATCCACACTTGCGGGGATCTCCAGGGCCTTCCCCTGGTCGAGATGGTCGCTCGCCACGGGAAGTGGGGCGAGGAACTCTACCGTCTCTGCCGCGGTCTCGACGACCGCCGGGTCCAGCCGCATCGCGTGCGAAAATCCCTCAGCAACGAATCCACGTTCTCGGAAAACCTCCCCACGCTCGCCGCCTGTCGCGACCAACTCTCCAGCCTGGCCGAGGAACTCCTCGCGGAACTCCGGGAAAAGGCCGCCGATCGCGCCATCCGCAAGGCGTTCGTGAAGATCAAATACGCCGACTTCACCCGCACCACCCGCGAATGTCTCTGCACCGTGCCGACGCCCGAGGTCTTTCTGCACCTGCTCGCCCAGGCCCACGCCCGGAAAAGCCTCCCCGTGCGACTGCTCGGCACCGGCGTGCGCTTCGCGGAAGCAGCCCCGGACGCGGAAGGCGAGCAGCTGGAATTGTTCGCCTGA
- a CDS encoding RluA family pseudouridine synthase, producing MPKPSTVDQPAELLAYCFSVWPEVKKTQVRSWLKHQAITVNGRATSQFNHPLKAGDVVAIRTDRFAAPKTTLGSGMKIYFEDEHLIVIEKPADLLSIATESEQEKTAYFQLTDYVRQNRPRSKERVWIVHRLDRETSGLMVFAKTPQAKEILQANWEEFEKTYEAVIEGRLDEPKGTFESHLDESNPFKVVSTKASDATRHAVTHYRVLARSEWRSLVQLKLETGRRHQIRVHLSDAGCPIVGDKKYGAVSDPAKRLGLHACALRFAHPVNRKEMRFESPLPKELARLVKPR from the coding sequence ATGCCGAAGCCATCCACTGTCGACCAGCCCGCCGAGCTGCTCGCGTATTGTTTTTCCGTCTGGCCCGAGGTGAAGAAGACGCAGGTGCGCTCGTGGCTGAAACACCAGGCCATCACGGTGAACGGGCGCGCGACCTCCCAGTTCAATCACCCGCTCAAGGCCGGCGATGTCGTCGCCATTCGCACGGATCGCTTCGCCGCGCCGAAGACGACGCTCGGCTCGGGCATGAAGATCTACTTCGAGGACGAGCATCTCATCGTCATCGAAAAACCAGCCGACCTGTTGAGCATCGCCACGGAATCCGAGCAGGAAAAGACGGCGTATTTCCAACTCACGGACTACGTGCGCCAGAACCGCCCGCGCTCGAAGGAACGGGTGTGGATCGTGCATCGCCTCGATCGCGAGACGTCGGGGCTGATGGTTTTCGCGAAAACCCCGCAGGCGAAGGAGATTCTCCAGGCCAACTGGGAGGAGTTCGAGAAAACCTACGAGGCCGTGATCGAGGGCCGTCTCGACGAGCCGAAGGGCACGTTCGAAAGCCATCTCGACGAGTCGAATCCCTTCAAGGTCGTGAGCACGAAGGCCAGCGACGCCACGCGCCACGCGGTCACGCATTATCGCGTGCTGGCCCGGAGCGAATGGCGCTCCCTCGTGCAGCTGAAGCTCGAGACCGGCCGGCGCCACCAGATCCGCGTGCACCTTTCCGACGCTGGCTGCCCGATCGTCGGCGACAAGAAATACGGCGCCGTGAGCGACCCGGCCAAACGTCTCGGCCTGCACGCCTGCGCGCTGCGCTTCGCCCATCCCGTCAATCGGAAGGAAATGCGATTCGAATCACCGCTTCCCAAGGAGCTCGCGCGCCTCGTGAAGCCAAGGTAG
- the tgt gene encoding tRNA guanosine(34) transglycosylase Tgt — protein MISSRLNFRIDAEAPGSRARAATFRTLHNEVLTPLFMPVGTQATVKAQLTQTLEDSGSQILLANTYHLLLRPGAEVFRRMGGIHGFMSWKRSVLTDSGGFQVFSLPHARSMTEEGAVFQSYIDGKTILLSPEVSIETQRAIGSDIMMALDQCVPSTVDESTARAAVEITQRWAARSLAARGDSLQSMFGIVQGALFPNLRRESAAGLIELPFDGFAIGGLAVGEEKGEREDMCEHTAALLPRNLPRYLMGVGTPLDILEAVHRGVDMFDCIIPTQVAQRGGVFTSRGYLQMRRGVYKFSPEPLDPECDCPTCARYSRAYLHHLTKTKETLGWTLLGKHNIHFYHRLMREIRQSILDGRFLEFYHAKRDILHADDLDNPVKVQVTRPKRHQRLGAYEVHIAHEGFASIRHHESGEIMHSRTPPMEEADRLYIDQSRLAERVRGEATDEPLVIWDVGLGAAANAMAAIRRYEAQAARGSVRPMHIISFENDLDSLRLAFANNEKFTYLRHGGPAGILAHGRWQSRNHAGLSWELIAGDFVETMLTASSAPALIFYDMFSSKTTDGPWTLEAFRRLFSACRGGDAELFTYTVGTASRVAMLAAGFFIARGVPTGPKHETTIALTPAAVQRPGAPPRDLLGADWLEKWDRSAAKFPVELADDDRPAFEALIRGHAQFQPAS, from the coding sequence ATGATCTCATCCCGCCTGAATTTCCGCATCGACGCCGAGGCGCCCGGCTCCCGCGCCCGCGCCGCGACCTTCCGCACGCTCCACAACGAAGTGCTCACGCCGCTCTTCATGCCTGTCGGCACGCAGGCGACCGTGAAGGCGCAGCTCACGCAGACGCTCGAGGACTCCGGCTCGCAGATCCTGCTCGCGAATACCTACCACCTGCTGCTGCGCCCCGGCGCGGAGGTTTTCCGACGGATGGGCGGCATTCACGGATTCATGAGCTGGAAGCGTTCCGTGCTCACGGACTCGGGCGGTTTCCAGGTCTTTTCGCTGCCGCACGCCCGCTCGATGACCGAGGAGGGCGCCGTCTTCCAGAGTTACATCGACGGGAAGACGATCCTCCTCAGTCCCGAGGTGAGCATCGAAACGCAACGCGCCATCGGCAGCGACATCATGATGGCGCTCGATCAATGCGTGCCGTCCACGGTCGATGAATCCACCGCCCGCGCCGCCGTCGAGATCACGCAGCGCTGGGCCGCCCGCAGCCTGGCGGCGCGGGGCGACTCGCTCCAGTCGATGTTTGGCATCGTGCAGGGCGCGCTGTTCCCGAACCTCCGACGCGAGAGCGCGGCCGGGTTGATCGAGCTGCCCTTCGATGGTTTTGCGATTGGGGGACTCGCCGTCGGCGAAGAGAAAGGCGAACGCGAGGACATGTGCGAGCATACCGCCGCGCTGCTGCCGCGTAATCTCCCGCGCTATCTCATGGGCGTCGGCACGCCGCTCGACATCCTCGAGGCCGTGCACCGCGGCGTCGACATGTTCGACTGCATCATTCCCACGCAGGTCGCCCAGCGCGGTGGCGTCTTTACGTCACGCGGTTACCTGCAAATGCGGCGCGGTGTTTACAAATTTTCGCCAGAGCCGCTCGACCCCGAGTGCGACTGCCCGACCTGCGCCCGTTACTCGCGCGCGTATCTGCACCATCTCACGAAGACGAAGGAGACGCTGGGATGGACGCTTCTCGGCAAACACAATATCCACTTCTACCACCGGCTCATGCGCGAGATCCGGCAGAGCATCCTCGATGGACGCTTCCTCGAGTTCTACCACGCGAAGCGGGACATCCTGCACGCCGACGACCTCGACAATCCCGTGAAGGTGCAGGTCACCAGGCCGAAGCGCCACCAGCGGCTCGGCGCCTACGAGGTGCACATCGCGCACGAGGGATTTGCCAGCATCCGCCATCACGAGAGCGGCGAGATCATGCACTCGCGCACCCCGCCGATGGAGGAGGCCGACCGTCTTTACATCGACCAGTCCCGGCTCGCCGAACGCGTGCGCGGCGAGGCAACCGACGAGCCGCTGGTGATCTGGGACGTCGGGCTCGGCGCGGCCGCGAATGCCATGGCGGCGATCCGTCGCTACGAGGCGCAGGCGGCCCGTGGTTCCGTGCGACCGATGCACATCATCAGCTTCGAGAACGACCTCGATTCGCTCCGCCTCGCCTTCGCCAACAACGAGAAGTTCACCTACCTGCGCCACGGCGGACCGGCGGGAATTCTCGCACACGGGCGCTGGCAATCCCGCAACCACGCCGGCCTCAGCTGGGAACTCATCGCCGGGGATTTCGTGGAAACGATGCTCACCGCTTCCTCGGCGCCGGCCCTGATCTTCTACGACATGTTCTCGAGCAAGACGACCGACGGACCGTGGACGCTCGAGGCTTTTCGCCGGCTGTTTTCCGCCTGTCGCGGCGGCGATGCCGAGCTCTTCACCTACACGGTCGGCACGGCGTCGAGGGTGGCGATGCTCGCGGCTGGATTTTTCATCGCTCGGGGCGTTCCGACCGGCCCGAAACACGAGACGACGATTGCGCTCACCCCGGCGGCCGTGCAGCGGCCCGGCGCTCCGCCGCGCGATCTGCTCGGCGCCGACTGGCTGGAAAAGTGGGACCGGTCCGCCGCAAAATTCCCCGTCGAGCTCGCGGACGATGATCGCCCTGCGTTCGAGGCGCTCATCCGCGGCCACGCGCAGTTCCAGCCTGCGAGTTAG
- a CDS encoding YkgJ family cysteine cluster protein yields MTAEFSAIATRLCAACGMCCDGTLFHSVVLQSEDSARALAARGLRIKRRRNEAWFHQPCAAHQEMSCAIYGERPTRCRRFVCRQLKGVAAGDIPESAAREKIAVARALAARAIRMADAITETNPRRALAQRCANALAGAPEGPAAELRAALQELEDLLARDFRVETP; encoded by the coding sequence ATGACCGCCGAGTTTTCCGCCATCGCCACGCGCCTTTGCGCCGCGTGTGGCATGTGCTGCGACGGCACGCTGTTTCATTCCGTCGTGCTCCAGTCGGAGGATTCCGCCCGGGCGCTCGCCGCTCGCGGCCTCCGGATCAAGCGCCGCCGCAACGAGGCGTGGTTTCATCAACCCTGCGCCGCTCACCAGGAAATGAGCTGCGCGATCTACGGCGAACGCCCGACGCGCTGTCGTCGGTTCGTGTGCCGCCAGCTTAAGGGCGTGGCCGCCGGCGACATCCCGGAATCCGCGGCCCGCGAGAAGATTGCCGTCGCCCGCGCCCTTGCCGCTCGGGCCATTCGGATGGCGGACGCAATCACGGAAACGAATCCCCGCCGCGCGCTCGCCCAGCGCTGTGCGAATGCCCTTGCCGGCGCGCCCGAAGGCCCGGCGGCCGAGCTCCGCGCCGCCCTGCAGGAACTCGAAGACCTGCTCGCCCGCGACTTTCGCGTCGAAACCCCATGA
- a CDS encoding RNA-binding S4 domain-containing protein has protein sequence MEREEWGQRACGSMPERLYSQGMTNGESSGDETITVRDEPIELCQLLKFAGLTSTGGEAKMVIGDGLVAVNGEVDTRKRRKLVAGDRVSFDGRSLIVAVDK, from the coding sequence ATGGAACGCGAAGAATGGGGGCAGCGCGCTTGCGGATCAATGCCGGAGCGGCTCTATTCCCAAGGCATGACGAATGGCGAATCCAGCGGGGACGAGACGATCACGGTGCGCGACGAACCGATCGAGCTGTGCCAGTTGCTCAAGTTCGCTGGCCTCACCAGCACCGGCGGCGAAGCCAAGATGGTGATCGGCGACGGCCTCGTCGCCGTGAACGGCGAAGTCGACACGCGCAAGCGCCGGAAACTCGTCGCCGGGGACCGCGTGAGCTTCGACGGGCGCTCGCTGATCGTCGCGGTCGACAAATAA
- a CDS encoding small basic protein has translation MSQHPSLKGSGAIKAKRSVLKRFERVELMKKRGQFKPGQNVIGLPKTKPED, from the coding sequence ATGAGCCAGCATCCCAGTTTAAAAGGCAGCGGCGCCATCAAGGCGAAGCGCAGCGTGCTTAAGCGATTCGAACGTGTCGAGTTGATGAAGAAGCGCGGGCAGTTCAAGCCCGGCCAGAACGTCATCGGCCTGCCGAAGACCAAGCCCGAAGATTAA
- a CDS encoding pseudouridine synthase has translation MRINRYLAAAGLGSRRDCEELVRSGRVLINNAVVTNLATKVEPDDVVRLGRKVVRPQLPVYILLNKPAGYVCSADDELGRKTIFDLVPASKHGRLFHVGRLDKESAGLIVLTNDGDFADRLTHPSHQIDKEYEVVLDKPFDPERIPKLQRGITLEIGRARMESVHVLSPRVLKVILRQGLKRQIREMLFAVGYRVEKLVRVRIGPLSDPRLKTGYWRPLDREEVAALRASATKGSPKPERPKAPKRPSTRRPSSARRPSK, from the coding sequence ATGCGCATCAATCGCTATCTCGCCGCCGCCGGCCTCGGTTCGCGCCGCGATTGCGAAGAACTCGTGCGCAGCGGCCGCGTTCTGATCAACAACGCCGTCGTCACCAATCTCGCGACGAAAGTCGAGCCCGACGACGTCGTGCGCCTCGGTCGCAAGGTCGTCCGGCCCCAGCTCCCGGTCTACATTCTGCTGAACAAGCCGGCGGGCTACGTATGCTCCGCCGACGACGAACTCGGTCGCAAGACGATCTTCGACCTCGTCCCCGCCTCAAAACACGGCCGCCTCTTTCATGTCGGACGTCTCGACAAGGAAAGCGCGGGCCTGATCGTGCTGACCAACGACGGCGACTTCGCCGATCGCCTCACCCACCCGTCGCACCAGATCGACAAGGAATACGAGGTCGTCCTCGACAAGCCGTTCGACCCCGAGCGTATCCCGAAGCTGCAGCGCGGCATCACGCTCGAGATCGGCCGCGCGCGCATGGAATCGGTCCACGTTCTTTCCCCCAGGGTGTTGAAGGTCATCCTGCGCCAGGGTCTCAAGCGCCAGATTCGCGAAATGCTTTTTGCCGTCGGTTATCGAGTCGAAAAACTCGTGCGCGTGCGCATCGGGCCATTGAGCGATCCGCGACTGAAGACGGGCTACTGGCGCCCGCTCGATCGCGAGGAAGTCGCCGCCCTCCGCGCCAGCGCCACGAAGGGAAGCCCTAAGCCGGAACGCCCGAAGGCCCCGAAACGCCCATCCACGCGTCGACCCTCCTCCGCCCGTCGACCCTCGAAATAG
- a CDS encoding sodium-translocating pyrophosphatase: MIIAAASLFETGIPLALGCAGIGFVFALVLIRSILAAPAGNEKMAMIAGAVQEGAKAYLNRQILTIGAIAIVIVIALFLLRGAPTAIGFVIGAACSLAAGYVGMRIAVLANVRTAQAATLGRFPAMKAAFNGGAVTGVLVVTLALLAVGSYFLVARNLLGASVAITSLVGLALGSSLISVFARLGGGIYTKAADVGADLVGKIEQNLDEDDPRNPATIADNVGDNVGDCAGMAADVFETYAVSLIGAVLIAFLTLSEAPQAIIYPFLLGGVSLVSSIIGIIYVNVNKTSPTASLMGAVGISALISAIAYWPITHSLFAGVAGVNVTGLYYSALIGLVLTGVVVLITNYYTSTKHHPVQKIARASETGHATNIIAGLAVGNHATTLPVIFIAAAILGSYHFAGLYGVAIAVMSMLSLSGIIISLDAFGPITDNAGGIAVMSEMPKQTREITDELDAVGNTMKAVTKGYAIASAGLAALVLFGSYVYELRAHFENLPAALDAMRFSLEDPRIIVGLLVGGLLPYAFSAFSMDAVGKAAGAVVREVRRQIQAKPGILTGKDTPEYGTCVDIVTKAALREMIVPALLPVLTVIAVAVLPKLFAATPDDARVTGALILGGVLVGTIVTGLFQAVAMTSSGGAWDNAKKFIEEGNFGGKGSPAHAASVTGDTVGDPYKDTSGPAINPMIKVTNIVAILIIPLIF; the protein is encoded by the coding sequence ATGATCATTGCTGCTGCCTCGTTGTTCGAAACCGGCATTCCTCTCGCGCTCGGCTGTGCCGGGATCGGGTTCGTGTTTGCCCTCGTTCTCATCCGCTCGATCCTCGCGGCTCCAGCCGGGAACGAGAAAATGGCGATGATCGCCGGCGCCGTGCAGGAGGGGGCGAAGGCCTACCTGAACCGGCAGATCCTGACGATCGGCGCGATCGCGATCGTCATCGTGATCGCGCTCTTCCTGCTGCGCGGCGCGCCTACGGCCATCGGCTTCGTGATCGGCGCCGCGTGCTCGCTCGCCGCAGGCTATGTCGGAATGCGCATCGCGGTGCTTGCGAACGTGCGCACCGCCCAGGCGGCCACGCTCGGGCGATTCCCGGCGATGAAGGCGGCGTTCAACGGCGGGGCGGTCACGGGCGTGCTTGTCGTCACGCTCGCGCTGCTCGCGGTCGGTTCGTATTTCCTCGTTGCGCGCAATCTGCTCGGCGCGAGCGTTGCGATCACCAGCCTCGTCGGCCTCGCGCTTGGCTCCAGCCTCATCAGCGTCTTCGCTCGTCTCGGCGGCGGCATCTACACGAAGGCGGCGGACGTCGGCGCCGACCTCGTCGGCAAGATCGAGCAGAACCTCGACGAGGACGATCCGCGGAATCCGGCGACGATTGCGGACAACGTCGGTGACAACGTCGGCGACTGCGCCGGCATGGCGGCGGACGTTTTCGAGACCTACGCGGTCAGCCTCATCGGCGCGGTGCTCATCGCGTTCCTCACGCTTTCCGAGGCTCCGCAGGCGATCATCTATCCCTTCCTGCTCGGCGGCGTTTCGCTCGTGTCCTCGATCATCGGCATCATCTACGTGAATGTGAACAAGACGAGCCCGACGGCCTCGTTGATGGGAGCGGTGGGCATCAGCGCGCTCATCTCCGCGATCGCCTACTGGCCGATTACGCACTCGCTGTTTGCTGGCGTCGCGGGCGTGAACGTGACCGGCCTGTATTACTCCGCGCTCATCGGTCTCGTGCTCACCGGCGTCGTCGTGCTGATCACGAACTACTACACCTCCACGAAGCACCATCCCGTGCAGAAGATCGCGCGAGCTTCCGAGACGGGGCACGCCACGAACATCATCGCCGGCCTCGCCGTGGGAAATCACGCGACGACGCTCCCGGTCATCTTCATCGCCGCCGCCATCCTCGGCAGCTACCACTTCGCCGGTCTCTACGGCGTCGCCATTGCCGTGATGAGCATGTTGTCGCTCTCGGGAATCATCATCTCACTCGATGCCTTCGGCCCCATCACGGACAACGCCGGCGGCATTGCCGTGATGAGTGAAATGCCGAAACAGACCCGCGAGATCACCGACGAACTCGACGCCGTGGGCAATACGATGAAGGCCGTGACCAAAGGCTACGCCATCGCCTCCGCCGGCCTCGCCGCGCTCGTTCTCTTCGGCTCCTACGTCTACGAGCTCCGGGCGCATTTCGAAAACCTGCCCGCCGCGCTGGATGCCATGCGATTCTCGCTCGAGGACCCGCGCATCATCGTCGGCCTGCTCGTTGGCGGCCTGCTGCCGTATGCGTTTTCAGCCTTCAGCATGGATGCCGTCGGCAAGGCAGCCGGCGCGGTTGTGCGCGAGGTGCGCCGGCAGATTCAGGCCAAGCCGGGCATTCTCACCGGCAAGGACACGCCGGAATACGGCACGTGCGTGGATATCGTCACGAAGGCCGCGCTGCGGGAAATGATCGTGCCCGCGCTGCTGCCGGTGCTCACGGTGATCGCCGTCGCCGTGCTGCCGAAACTCTTCGCGGCCACTCCGGACGACGCCCGCGTGACCGGCGCGCTGATTCTCGGTGGCGTGCTCGTGGGAACGATCGTGACCGGGCTCTTCCAGGCCGTCGCCATGACGTCGAGCGGCGGCGCCTGGGACAACGCCAAGAAGTTCATCGAGGAAGGCAACTTCGGGGGCAAGGGCTCGCCCGCGCACGCGGCCTCGGTGACCGGCGACACGGTCGGCGACCCCTACAAGGATACGTCGGGCCCCGCCATCAATCCCATGATCAAGGTGACGAACATCGTCGCCATTCTGATCATTCCGCTGATTTTCTAG
- a CDS encoding nucleoside recognition domain-containing protein, with product MLNSIWLGLILLAVVLGGAAGALDKVTAAAFKACQIAVIDLALPLIGMMALWLGIMRLAEKSGLIEILARALRPLMRRLFPDVPPEHPAMGSMLMNMAANMLGLGNSATALGLRAMKDLESLNPRPGTATNAMVTFLAINTSSIQIIPATTIAYLAAAGATQPTAIVGPAFFATVISTIVAVVMVKFFERLPGYRLPITIPEAAPTARLESPAAAPAATPETNFPARPLAPWAIALIGLFFLFFAWLGYEQIRKAAETGPGVTFTVVANAISLLAVPFVLSFFPFFAALKRVPVYEEFVEGAKEGFHVAIRVIPYLVAILVAIWMVRAAFDASAQFGWFRQVTGGLNTALAAIGFPPQLLPLVLMRPLSGSGSNGIFADLLKDPSAGGPDGFIARTAGCIIGSSETTFYVLAVYFGSVAIRRTRHAVPAGLLADLAGVIASIVICRLVFA from the coding sequence GTGCTCAACTCCATCTGGCTCGGCCTGATCTTGCTTGCCGTCGTGCTCGGCGGCGCCGCCGGCGCCCTCGACAAGGTCACCGCTGCCGCTTTCAAGGCCTGTCAGATTGCCGTCATCGACCTTGCCCTGCCCCTGATCGGAATGATGGCACTGTGGCTGGGAATCATGCGGCTCGCCGAAAAATCCGGCCTTATCGAGATCCTTGCCCGCGCCTTGCGCCCGCTCATGCGCCGGCTTTTTCCCGACGTCCCGCCGGAGCATCCCGCCATGGGCTCCATGCTCATGAACATGGCCGCGAACATGCTCGGACTTGGCAACTCCGCCACGGCGCTGGGCCTGCGCGCGATGAAGGATCTCGAATCCTTGAATCCTCGCCCGGGCACGGCAACGAACGCCATGGTGACGTTCCTCGCGATCAACACCAGTTCCATCCAGATCATTCCCGCCACGACCATCGCCTATCTCGCGGCGGCCGGCGCGACCCAGCCCACGGCCATTGTCGGTCCCGCCTTTTTCGCCACGGTGATCTCCACCATCGTCGCGGTCGTCATGGTCAAATTTTTCGAGCGCCTGCCCGGCTATCGCCTGCCCATCACGATCCCGGAGGCCGCTCCCACCGCCCGCCTGGAGAGCCCCGCCGCCGCTCCCGCCGCGACGCCGGAAACCAACTTTCCCGCCCGGCCGCTCGCGCCATGGGCCATTGCATTGATCGGACTGTTTTTCCTCTTTTTCGCCTGGCTGGGCTACGAGCAGATTCGCAAGGCCGCGGAAACCGGTCCGGGCGTCACCTTCACCGTCGTGGCAAATGCGATCTCGCTGCTCGCGGTGCCCTTCGTGCTTTCGTTCTTCCCGTTTTTCGCCGCCCTGAAACGCGTGCCGGTCTACGAGGAATTCGTCGAGGGCGCGAAGGAAGGCTTCCACGTTGCCATTCGCGTGATCCCGTATCTGGTCGCGATCCTGGTCGCAATCTGGATGGTGCGGGCCGCGTTCGACGCGAGTGCGCAATTCGGATGGTTCCGCCAGGTTACCGGCGGGCTCAACACCGCCCTCGCCGCAATCGGCTTTCCGCCGCAATTGCTTCCCCTGGTGCTCATGCGGCCCCTCAGCGGTAGCGGCAGCAACGGGATTTTCGCCGATTTGCTGAAAGATCCCTCCGCCGGCGGCCCCGACGGATTCATCGCGCGCACAGCGGGCTGCATCATTGGCAGCAGCGAGACGACCTTCTATGTGCTTGCGGTTTACTTCGGGTCCGTGGCCATTCGCCGCACCCGCCACGCCGTGCCGGCGGGTCTACTGGCAGACCTCGCCGGCGTGATCGCTTCGATCGTGATCTGCCGATTGGTCTTTGCCTGA